From the genome of Leptolyngbya iicbica LK, one region includes:
- a CDS encoding AMIN domain-containing protein, which produces MSPAAIIAPARAVVLNDWMFDPASQAVSLTLPSGITPDFFLLAEPARIILEIPNTTLGTVTAAEQYSGAVSSIRLTEVAGGSRLVLELAPNTRLDPRHAELMATDLGNGQTEWVLQPLLQDAPTVPIATAPVPSRPAAADTPEVAAPESSAPAASVAAPRAAIADPPASTIADESSEMTPSEPVEAMATADDVAAAEDEVSAADAPAVTIAVEPPASSVSDPVAAPLPAPASLPDIATSATTGAVRSLPTGPDPLSSVSTDAAVLSGAISDNLSDQPPAELPLDPFMAGASSTVSVPSLAEADRTPAPAVAVPPLATVPAASPSAAPPPNQPLPSTTASAPNQVRPPSRAGAPVAPSSTANVPTSRPSVAPPPTSPVPSVTAAGVVPEQIRPPSSQNRPSESSSVAATLPPESTVRPPVVATNRPSESLPAESAIRPPTTTAAARPDTLPVESTMRPPVAAANRPESLPAESTMRPPTTTASRPDTLPVEATIRPPGAETARQAAPDVVAANSLEIPTLPSPPDHWREPGNRAIAPNEVRPPTEAGVPTQVPNVAPRSERVTTAAIAAPPFLTDDEAESETATNALSNREQPSIPPPPPIPRGSGPLPFGEPLPASRP; this is translated from the coding sequence ATGAGTCCAGCTGCAATCATCGCCCCGGCAAGGGCGGTGGTGCTCAATGATTGGATGTTTGACCCAGCGAGCCAAGCGGTGAGCCTGACGCTGCCGAGTGGCATTACGCCGGATTTCTTCTTGCTGGCAGAACCGGCCCGCATCATTTTGGAGATTCCCAACACGACCTTGGGAACTGTGACGGCGGCTGAACAATACAGTGGGGCGGTGAGCAGCATTCGGTTGACTGAGGTAGCCGGGGGCTCGCGCCTCGTCCTTGAACTTGCGCCCAATACCCGGCTAGATCCACGCCATGCAGAATTGATGGCAACCGATCTGGGCAACGGCCAAACCGAGTGGGTGCTACAACCGCTGTTGCAAGATGCGCCCACAGTCCCAATCGCAACCGCTCCTGTGCCTTCCCGTCCAGCTGCTGCCGATACGCCTGAGGTGGCAGCGCCTGAGTCTTCTGCTCCAGCCGCTAGCGTGGCCGCTCCAAGGGCGGCGATCGCTGATCCCCCAGCGTCGACTATTGCTGATGAGTCCTCCGAGATGACCCCCTCGGAGCCAGTGGAAGCGATGGCCACGGCGGATGATGTCGCGGCAGCAGAGGATGAAGTCTCGGCTGCAGATGCCCCGGCTGTGACGATTGCCGTAGAGCCGCCGGCCTCGTCGGTTAGCGACCCGGTCGCTGCGCCCTTGCCCGCGCCTGCCTCCTTGCCAGATATTGCCACGTCGGCGACGACCGGCGCGGTGCGATCTTTGCCGACAGGGCCGGATCCGCTCTCGTCGGTGAGCACCGATGCCGCAGTATTATCAGGGGCCATCAGTGACAATCTGAGCGACCAGCCACCGGCAGAACTGCCCCTTGATCCCTTTATGGCTGGGGCATCCTCGACGGTTTCTGTGCCGTCTTTGGCCGAGGCTGATAGGACGCCAGCGCCAGCGGTCGCAGTGCCGCCCTTAGCGACGGTGCCCGCTGCCTCCCCCAGTGCCGCTCCGCCTCCTAATCAACCGTTGCCATCCACCACGGCCAGCGCCCCGAATCAAGTGCGTCCTCCCAGTCGTGCGGGTGCTCCGGTTGCGCCGTCGTCGACAGCTAATGTGCCGACTAGTCGCCCAAGTGTGGCACCTCCACCTACGAGTCCTGTCCCCTCAGTGACGGCGGCAGGCGTGGTCCCTGAACAAATCCGGCCGCCGAGTTCGCAAAATCGACCTAGTGAGTCCTCGTCTGTGGCCGCAACTTTGCCCCCAGAATCGACGGTGCGGCCGCCAGTGGTTGCTACTAATCGTCCGTCAGAGAGTTTGCCAGCGGAATCCGCGATTCGGCCACCGACAACAACGGCAGCGGCTCGTCCGGACACGCTGCCAGTGGAATCCACCATGCGACCCCCTGTTGCAGCGGCTAATCGCCCGGAGAGTTTGCCAGCGGAATCTACCATGCGGCCACCAACGACGACGGCGTCTCGCCCGGACACGTTGCCCGTGGAGGCGACGATTCGGCCCCCTGGAGCGGAGACAGCGCGTCAGGCGGCTCCCGATGTGGTAGCTGCCAACTCGCTAGAGATTCCGACCCTGCCGTCACCGCCCGATCATTGGCGTGAACCGGGGAATCGCGCGATCGCCCCGAATGAGGTCAGACCGCCGACCGAAGCTGGTGTGCCGACGCAGGTTCCTAACGTGGCCCCTCGTTCGGAACGGGTCACGACAGCCGCGATCGCAGC
- a CDS encoding protein tyrosine phosphatase family protein produces the protein MLTDIYNYLPISERLATAGQPTAEQFAAIAQADFAVVINLALPTSTNALPDECAVVEAQGMTYYPIPVEWEYPTLRDFQQFATVMAQHAEQKVFVHCAMNMRVSTFVYLYRCLRGVPRDTAAADLAKIWQPNETWQNFIDTVLPE, from the coding sequence ATGCTGACAGATATTTACAACTATTTGCCCATTTCTGAACGCTTGGCAACCGCTGGGCAACCGACAGCCGAACAGTTTGCTGCGATCGCTCAGGCTGACTTTGCCGTCGTGATCAATTTGGCGCTGCCCACCTCGACCAATGCCTTGCCCGATGAGTGCGCCGTTGTCGAAGCGCAGGGCATGACCTACTATCCGATTCCGGTGGAATGGGAATATCCAACCTTGAGAGATTTTCAGCAATTTGCCACGGTGATGGCTCAACATGCTGAGCAAAAGGTATTTGTTCACTGTGCGATGAACATGCGGGTTTCCACTTTTGTGTATCTGTATCGTTGTCTGCGAGGGGTGCCTCGGGATACCGCTGCGGCTGATTTGGCGAAGATTTGGCAGCCGAATGAAACCTGGCAAAATTTCATTGATACGGTGCTGCCGGAATAA
- a CDS encoding MOSC domain-containing protein gives MAPYLARIDIYPIKSFDGVAVETIAVLASGALQGDRAYALVDASGKFVNGKRFASMHRVRSRFSDDLSQITVWLNEPTSATTFHLTSPTADFEQWGSNYFGQPVTLQHNGEMGFPDDTDSPGPTVISTATLQTVADWYGLSLAETRRRFRSNLEIDGVPAFWEDRLFSESGAPMPFQIGAVTFWGINPCQRCIVPTRDSQTGDRTQHFQKLFSEHRAATLPPAVARSRFNHFYRLAVNTRVAPNSVLQPLTVGDSVTILE, from the coding sequence GGTTCTTGCGAGTGGAGCGTTGCAGGGCGATCGCGCCTATGCTCTGGTGGATGCTTCAGGGAAGTTTGTCAACGGCAAACGCTTTGCCAGTATGCATCGAGTGCGATCGCGCTTTTCTGACGATCTGAGCCAGATTACTGTTTGGTTGAATGAGCCGACGTCAGCTACGACCTTTCATCTGACATCGCCAACTGCGGACTTTGAACAGTGGGGCAGCAATTATTTTGGGCAGCCTGTGACTCTGCAACATAACGGGGAGATGGGCTTTCCGGATGACACCGATTCGCCGGGGCCGACGGTGATCAGTACGGCGACGCTGCAAACAGTGGCGGATTGGTATGGCCTGAGTTTGGCAGAAACGCGGCGGCGCTTTCGTTCCAACCTGGAGATTGATGGTGTCCCGGCTTTTTGGGAGGATCGGCTGTTTTCGGAGTCGGGAGCGCCCATGCCCTTTCAGATTGGTGCGGTGACGTTTTGGGGGATCAATCCCTGTCAGCGCTGTATTGTCCCTACCCGCGATTCGCAAACCGGCGATCGCACCCAGCACTTTCAGAAACTCTTTAGTGAGCACCGGGCCGCTACGTTACCGCCAGCGGTCGCGCGATCGCGGTTCAACCATTTTTATCGCCTCGCCGTCAACACCCGTGTGGCCCCAAATTCAGTGTTACAACCGTTAACAGTGGGGGACTCAGTTACGATTTTGGAATAG